CCACCAAAAAAGTTCGGGAAAAAGAGGCAAAGAAACCCTCGCTAAACAAGAAATTGCTGGTAATTTCGATAACACTGGCTGTCATTATAATTTTAGGCGCAGTAATATACCAACTTTTCTGGCGAGCCTCAGAAATCGAGGTTAAGTTCCCGCTTAAAGCTGCAATAATAGACCAGCTCAGCGAAGATGAAAATCTCCGTAACCAAACTTTTGTGGATAGAATAACCACAATTTTGGAGGAATATAATTTTTCGGTTGCTTATTATGACTATACAAAAACTAATGTTACATTTTTTAAGGGACTTGCAAAGGCCGGCTTCGGTATTATAATTTTAAGGCTTCACTCGGCACTGCGCATAGACGGTTCTACAGTCGACTTTTTCACCTCTGAACCATATAGCCTTGGCAAATACGAAAAAGAGCAAAATGAGGGGCTTTTGGTCAACGGCACAATAATCTATTCTGGAAGGCAATATTTTGCTTTTACGTCAAAATTTGTAGAAAAGTTAGAGGGCACTTTTCCCAAAAGCATAATTATCGCTATGGGGTGTCAAACCTTAAACCAAACTGCAGGTCAACCTATGGCAAAGGCATTCTGCGATAAAAAAGGCGCAAAAGTTTATATCGGCTGGTCAAGCTGGGTATCGGCAACGCATTCAGATGAGGAAACAATAAAACTAATGCAGCGACTTTTATACGAAGACAAAACTTTAGGAAAAGCTGTTGAAGAAGCGAATCCTGATTTGTCGTGTGTTCCCCCCTCCTATCTTAGATTCTATCCTCAAACAGTCAGAAACTTGAAAATATCAGACTTGATTGAAGAAGCACAGACATCAAGCGCGTCTACAAAATCAAAACTGTTTAAGGGTTTTTATATAGTTGAAATGTTGTCTGTTAAACGCTTTAATTCTCTAGCCACCGTCATACATAATTGGTTTCGAAGGTTCTCTCCTGTCAAGTTTGCCGTTTTCAATTTTCTTACTTCTTCAGCTAATACGACGTCCTCTAGGACTTCGTTTATCCATTTTTCGAAGTCTCCGCGGTAGAGGTGGAACTCTAAAGATTTTACGTTAACCTCGTTTATTTTTTCCATAAACTCCTTTAGGGATGAGGCACTTTCGCCTATATAGTTCCCTATTGATGTGAAGAAATAGAAGGCTTTATCTCTCGGAACTGTTTTTAGGGCTTTTATTTCCGTTTCCCTTTTCACTTTTGTTTCTCCCTTCTTATTGTCTATTTTTGTTTTCCGTTGGTGTTAACTTTTTTGGATCATTTACTATTAAAGGTTGGGTTTCCTTAAACTTTTTTGTAACTATTGACGTGCGGATTCGTAGGACTCCGGGAAGAGGCGCAACCGTACTGGCTATAAATTCGTGGAGGTTTTCCTGGTTTTCGGCTACGACCTTGGCTATTATTTGGAGCTCTTCTGATAAGGATGTGTAGACTTCTGTGACTTGGGGGACTGTGCAGAGTTTTTCGGCTACTTTCTCGCTTTCCTTTGGGTCTGTGATTATTGTCATTATGGCTGTTATGTTTTTGGCTCCGGTCTTTTCGGAGTCTATAAGCGCGGTGTACTTTTTTATTATGCCGTGTTGCTCCATCCGCTTTATTCTGTCGTAAACTGTGGAGTGGGCTATTCCGAGGCGCTTGCCGATGGTTGTGTAGGTTTGCCGTGCATCCTCCTGTAGCATTTCCAATATTTTAATGTCTGTTGAGTCGAGGCTTAACATGTTGTTCTTGACGCGCAAACTCTAACCTCGCTGCTGAGTGCTTTATTTAGAGTATTGCCTAGACAATATATCGTTTGTTATCGGAAAAGTGTAGAAAAAACTGTTTAAAATCGGAAAATGTTCGATTAAATATCAACAGAAAAGGCAATCGGAAATCGAATAACGAGCCGTATGTTTTAAGCTCTTAAAATATCGCGGGAAATTTCGTCTCTTATTTTTCGGAAAATTGTTTGAAAAATAATTTTTAATCTTCAATCTTTCAATTTTAAAATTTTAAAATCTACATTTTTGCAGATAAACTGACAAATAAGTTTAAATTTGTGGGATAGAATTTTCTTCTAGAAGATTTTAACAGAGAGGTTTGTGTTGGAAGATGAAAACATCGAGAGTTTGGGAGATTCTGGAAAAGTTTAAGGAAGCTTGCAGATTTCGTGGTTGGAGAACCTCTGAAAGTGAAGACTGGGTTGAAGCCGATCACAAATATCATAATTTCCTCTTAACCCGAAACATTCACCCCTCATCTTTCCGTAATATTGCTCAAAACAGAAAGTGTGTTGTTCGTGAGGGCTTATCCTATCGTGTTGTTGAAGCCTCTTATATGGCTTGGGTTTTCTCCGAATCGCCGCCGGAAAGTCTTCTAAACCTTTTTCTTGAGAATCCAGGCTTTTCAAAGAGGGTTGCTCTGTACGATTTGAGTCCTCTCACGGAGGGACGGAATACTTGTGTCAAACTGAATTTTACAGACAGCCCAGTTTTCCAAGAGTTTGAAAACTTCCTTGAAAAAGAGTTTGGAGTCAAAATCGAAGAGTACGCTAACCTGAAGCCAAGCCTTGAAGATTGCACGCTGGCGGAAACCCTCTAAACTCTTATTTTATCCAATCAAAGATTTGATAAGCAAAAGCCGCATATATTCTAGCTGTGAGCTGTATGTCTGAAGAGGCTGAAGAGGTTAAGAGGCTTCTAGCCTTCAAAAAGAAGCTTGAAAAAAGAGTTGAGAAGCTTGAATCAGAGCTTAAAGAGCTAAAATCAATTTTGGAAGCCGTAAACTCTGTTCTTTTAGCTAAAGGGTTTAAACGGGCTGAAATCGCTAAAGCTCCAGCGCCACTGCAGCCAGCAGAAGCCGTACCAGCAAAAGAAGAGATGATTCCGCCGCTGGCGCTTATGCCGGAGTTTAAGGAGATTATTCCGTTAAAAACTGCTGCTGGCGAGTCCCTTGCAAAACTTTATGTGGGCGACGGTTTCCTAAAAGTTATTTTAGCTGAAGACAAAAACTTTAATGTTAATACGCCGCCCTTCAACCAGTTTCTGGTGGAAAGGGTTTTGGCGAAAATGCAGCAGAAGGACGGCGAGCTAGCCAAGGCTGGAAAGCTTAAGCCAGAAGAAATCTTCTCCTACAACATTGTTAGGGAAGGCGAAATCATCCGCGAAATTCACATTAAGAATTTTGATGCTGAACGCCTAAGAGAGCTTAAATCAAGCATCAAGTGGACTTTAGAGAAAATGTATGAGAAAATGAGGAGCCAAAGCTAAAGCTGAAAGGCTTAAGGCCATTTCCTATCAAAGTATATGTTCTTGCCCTTTGCCGAAAGCGGTATGCCCATTGCCACTGTTGCTTCGGGCATTTGGTTCAGCTTTAGTGCCGCCGTTCCTATGCGGTACATTATTCGGTTGTCGATGTTTAAAAGGCTCGCAATTTTTACGGCTGAGCCTAGGGCTATTCCAAGGTCTAAAGCCTTAAAAAGACATGTGGGGCCAGTAAAGTCTTGTCCGCCCCTTTTTTGGGCTTCTTCAAATTCGCTGCAGTTTTTGTAGCCGCAGGCTCCACAGTTGATTCCTATGCTCTTGTTTCCTCTAACCCCTATTAGAACCACGGCTTCAGAGTCTCTCACATTTTTCGCGTCTCGTTTAAACCCGTCAATTTTTCTCTGTTCGGCTATTTCCTCCATTTTTTCAGCTATGGCATCCTTCTCCTCACCATAAACGATGAGGGTTAGGACGTCGTCTATCCCAGCCGTTTTTGGGGCTGTTCTCGCCGCGGCTAGCATAAGCCTCGCCGCTTCAAGGATTGCCTCTTTCTCTCCAATTTCACCTTCAATTTTTGGGCTCAAACATTCACCCCGTTGAGTAAACAAAACTAGATTAGGCTATATGAAGTTAAGTGTTTTATCTTCCGCTAAAAGCCTAAAGGTCTGAAAGCCTTCTTTAAAAGCTCAATTATGGCGTTTAATTGTCCAGCATATAAACCTATAGCAAATAGGGATACCCCTACAAGTAGTAGGAGGGCGCCAATAACTCTGCGTTCATGTACGTCCATATTTTGTCACTCCAAATATTTTTTGAGGCGGGCTTCAACTTGGCTTTTCGGGGCAAAGCCGACTATTCTGTCAACTTCCTCGCCAGCCTTTATGATTACAAGGGTTGGTATGCTGAAAACTTGGAAGCGGTCGGCCGTTGCAGGGTTCTCATCTACATTAAGCTTTCCAACGAGAACTTTGTCAGCGTATTCTTTTGCTAGTTCCTCTATTACTGGCGCCATCATTCTGCATGGCATGCACCAGTCTGCGAAGAAGTCGATTAGCACAAGCTTATTTTTGCCCACAACTTCTTTAAAATTTGAGTCTGTTATATGAATTACTTGTCCGCTCAAACTCTTCTTCTCCTTAAACTCTTTCATTAATTTGTGCAGTTTTCTTTTCTTAATACGTTCCAGTTCAACGTCATCTTCAGATATAAACTCTTCGTGTTTCTCAAACATATGGGCAACCTCATTTCTGTTTGCTTTTAAGGCTGTTGAGCAGTGCTTTTAACTTTCCATAAGCCTCTTTTGGATCGTTAATTTTCATGGCGACTTTTTCAAAGGGGCAAACATTCTTCCCAGAGGCGTCCAATATCTTTTCTACAAGCTTGTCCCATTCAAAATAGATGCCGTAATTTTCAAAGGCTTGCTTGGCTTTGATGCTTATGGTTGATGCGTAAACAGCCCTAACTCTGGCGTAAATGCATAGCAGTGCAATGGCTTTTCCAACGACTTTGTCTGCAACCGACGTTCCCCTCATTTTGCCTCTAAACTTGTCTAAGGCTTCTAGGAAGGCGGAAACTCCATGGGCTTTACTTTCAAAAAGCACTTTGGAATCTTTAATTACCACGAGTGTTAAGCTTTTTTCGTGTAGTCTCTTTTTAGCTAATTCTAGGTCTTCCAACATTCACTTTTCATCTCGAGAAGTGCTTTAACAAGATTCTCCCGGGACCATTCGCCTTGACTAGCAGCCTCCATTTGTAAAACTTTATCTGGCACTTTGGAGAAAAGCCTATCCACAATTTGTGCGGTGCTTAGTCCTTTACACCGAAGGGCTTCAACATTGGTTTTTAACGCAAAAATGTTGTCTAAAAACTTAATCAAGGCTTTCTTGTCCCAGACGCCGTGCCCTCCGTAGGCTTTCTCAAAATCTAAACTCGCAACTTTTCTAACAGAATTTACAGTTTCCGTTAGGTTTTCATCCCGCATCATAATAACTGGTTTAGGATTTGTCACTAAATCTCCAATAAATAGGCGATCTCCAACAAGAAAGGAAACACTGTCAAAGCTATGCCCTGGAGTTTCAAAAGTTTTAACGGTTAAGCCGCTGACCTCGGCGATCTTTTTTAGCGGTGTGGCTTTCACCGGTTTAGGTTGACCCCAAACCACTCGCCTATAAGCTGGAATCTCCGGAGGTTTCGCTAAGACTTCCAGCGATTTTTTAGGGGCAAAAATTTCAACGCCAAACTTTTCTCTGAAAATTGGGGCTCCGCCACAGTGGTCCTCGTGGTGGTGCGTTAGGAAGATAGCCTTAACATCCAAATTCATGTCTTCTATGAATTTTGCCGCTTCTTCAGCCGTGTGTGGGCAGCCAGAATCTATGACAAGCCCTTTGTAGTAGTAGAAGGTTGTCCAATAATATGGCTCGCCGTTAAATTCTTCGCCGACGCTAACGGATACGAAATCTTTAGCAATGCGCTCCCATTTGAGCATGTCAAACACTAGATTATGATGCGTAAAGATTGAATTTATCCATTTTCAACTTTAAACAACTGGCTTTCTGGCATAGCCGCTATTTTCCAGGCGAGCTCCTCGTTAGGCACCCTCTTTGAAAGTTGTTCTATAAGCGTCTCTAACACTTGCTTGTTTACGTGGATTTTCAAGGCTTTATTTTGACTTTTGATTCTAAAAATCGCCACAATGTCTCCATCCGAGTTCCTTGCTTCAAGTTTTCTGTTCCCAACAGTGCATTGGGTGGCTGCCTGAATGCCGTCAAGGATGCAGGAAAAAGGAGTGATTAACGGAAGCCGCGCCACAACTTGCATATCCCGCAGTTTATCCCCATCCACGTTTAGTGTTTTCTTTGCAAGTCTAGCCATCTTCACGCCTATAACTAGGAATGGTCCCAAATGTCCGTGAAGG
This sequence is a window from Candidatus Bathyarchaeia archaeon. Protein-coding genes within it:
- the trxA gene encoding thioredoxin; translation: MFEKHEEFISEDDVELERIKKRKLHKLMKEFKEKKSLSGQVIHITDSNFKEVVGKNKLVLIDFFADWCMPCRMMAPVIEELAKEYADKVLVGKLNVDENPATADRFQVFSIPTLVIIKAGEEVDRIVGFAPKSQVEARLKKYLE
- a CDS encoding DUF2148 domain-containing protein, producing the protein MSPKIEGEIGEKEAILEAARLMLAAARTAPKTAGIDDVLTLIVYGEEKDAIAEKMEEIAEQRKIDGFKRDAKNVRDSEAVVLIGVRGNKSIGINCGACGYKNCSEFEEAQKRGGQDFTGPTCLFKALDLGIALGSAVKIASLLNIDNRIMYRIGTAALKLNQMPEATVAMGIPLSAKGKNIYFDRKWP
- a CDS encoding DUF1893 domain-containing protein — its product is MLEDLELAKKRLHEKSLTLVVIKDSKVLFESKAHGVSAFLEALDKFRGKMRGTSVADKVVGKAIALLCIYARVRAVYASTISIKAKQAFENYGIYFEWDKLVEKILDASGKNVCPFEKVAMKINDPKEAYGKLKALLNSLKSKQK
- a CDS encoding MBL fold metallo-hydrolase, which gives rise to MLKWERIAKDFVSVSVGEEFNGEPYYWTTFYYYKGLVIDSGCPHTAEEAAKFIEDMNLDVKAIFLTHHHEDHCGGAPIFREKFGVEIFAPKKSLEVLAKPPEIPAYRRVVWGQPKPVKATPLKKIAEVSGLTVKTFETPGHSFDSVSFLVGDRLFIGDLVTNPKPVIMMRDENLTETVNSVRKVASLDFEKAYGGHGVWDKKALIKFLDNIFALKTNVEALRCKGLSTAQIVDRLFSKVPDKVLQMEAASQGEWSRENLVKALLEMKSECWKT
- a CDS encoding formylmethanofuran dehydrogenase subunit E family protein — its product is MLDERETLTLEIKNAENLHGHLGPFLVIGVKMARLAKKTLNVDGDKLRDMQVVARLPLITPFSCILDGIQAATQCTVGNRKLEARNSDGDIVAIFRIKSQNKALKIHVNKQVLETLIEQLSKRVPNEELAWKIAAMPESQLFKVENG
- a CDS encoding Lrp/AsnC family transcriptional regulator; its protein translation is MRVKNNMLSLDSTDIKILEMLQEDARQTYTTIGKRLGIAHSTVYDRIKRMEQHGIIKKYTALIDSEKTGAKNITAIMTIITDPKESEKVAEKLCTVPQVTEVYTSLSEELQIIAKVVAENQENLHEFIASTVAPLPGVLRIRTSIVTKKFKETQPLIVNDPKKLTPTENKNRQ